From the Solanum lycopersicum chromosome 10, SLM_r2.1 genome, one window contains:
- the LOC101243750 gene encoding putative late blight resistance protein homolog R1A-3, with translation MANVAVEFLVENLMQLLRDNVELISGVKEAAESLLQDLNDFNAFLKQAAKCHINENEVLRELVKKIRTVVNSAEDAIDKFVIEAKLHKDKGVTRVLDLPHYKRVKEVAGEIKAIRNKVREIRQTDAIGLQALQDDDLSARGSEERKPPVVEEDDVVGFDEEADIVINRLLGESNHLEVVPVVGMPGLGKTTLANKIYKHPKIGYEFFTRIWVYVSQSYRRRELFLNIISKFTRNTKQYHGMCEEDLADEIQEFLGKGGKYLVVLDDVWSDEAWERIKIAFPNNNKPNRVLLTTRDSKVAKQCNPIPHDLKFLTEDESWILLEKKVFHKDKCPPELVLSGKSIAKKCKGLPLAIVVIAGALIGKGKTPREWKQVDDSVSEHLINRDHPENCNKLVQMSYDRLPYDLKACFLYCSAFPGGFQIPAWKLIRLWIAEGFIQYKGHLSLECKGEDNLNDLINRNLVMVMERTSDGQIKTCRLHDMLHEFCRQEAMKEENLFQEIKLGSEQYFPGKRELSTYRRLCIHSSVLDFFSTKPSAEHVRSFLSFSSKKIEMPSADIPTIPKGFPLLRVLDVESINFSRFSREFYQLYHLRYVAFSSDSIKILPKLMGELWNIQTIIINTQQRTLDIQANIWNMERLRHLHTNSSAKLPVPVAPKNSKVTLVNQSLQTLSTIAPESCTEEVFARTPNLKKLGIRGKISVLLDNKSAASLKNVKRLEYLENLKLINDSSIQTSKLRLPPAYIFPTKLRKLTLLDTWLEWKDMSILGQLEHLEVLKMKENGFSGESWESTGGFCSLLVLWIERTNLVSWKASADDFPRLKHLVLICCDNLKEVPIALADIRSFQVMMLQNSTKTAAISARQIQAKKDNQTQQGTKNIAFKLSIFPPDL, from the exons ATGGCGAACGTAGCAGTGGAATTTCTGGTTGAGAACTTGATGCAGTTGCTGCGGGACAACGTAGAGCTAATTAGTGGAGTTAAAGAGGCTGCTGAGAGTCTACTTCAAGATCTAAATGATTTCAATGCTTTTCTTAAGCAAGCTGCCAAGTGTCACATCAACGAGAACGAAGTCCTCAGAGAACTtgttaagaaaataagaacagTCGTTAACTCTGCTGAAGATGCTATTGATAAATTTGTTATTGAAGCTAAGCTACACAAGGATAAGGGTGTCACCAGAGTATTAGATCTTCCCCATTATAAAAGAGTCAAAGAGGTAGCTGGTGAGATCAAAGCTATACGAAACAAAGTCAGAGAGATCCGACAGACTGATGCCATTGGACTTCAGGCCCTTCAAGATGATGATTTATCTGCTAGAGGTTCCGAAGAAAGAAAG CCTCCAGTGGTAGAGGAAGATGACGTGGTTGGATTTGACGAAGAAGCAGATATTGTAATCAACCGCCTTCTTGGAGAATCGAATCATCTAGAAGTTGTTCCAGTTGTTGGTATGCCTGGTCTCGGCAAAACGACCCTAGCAAATAAGATTTACAAGCATCCTAAAATCGGGTATGAGTTTTTTACTCGTATTTGGGTTTATGTGTCTCAATCATACAGGAGAAGAGAATTATTTCTCAACATCATCAGCAAATTCACTCGAAATACAAAACAATATCATGGGATGTGTGAGGAGGATTTGGCTGATGAAATACAAGAATTCTTGGGAAAGGGAGGAAAATACTTGGTTGTGTTGGATGacgtatggtcggatgaagcTTGGGAACGTATCAAGATAGCATTCCCAAATAACAACAAACCGAATCGAGTATTGTTGACCACTCGAGATTCCAAAGTGGCTAAACAATGCAATCCCATACCTCATGATCTAAAATTTCTGACTGAAGATGAAAGTTGGATATTACTGGAGAAGAAGGTTTTTCACAAGGACAAATGTCCTCCTGAATTGGTACTATCTGGAAAGAGCATAGCAAAAAAATGCAAGGGACTACCACTTGCGATTGTTGTTATTGCAGGAGCACTAATAGGGAAAGGCAAGACACCAAGAGAGTGGAAACAAGTGGATGATAGTGTTAGTGAACACCTCATAAATAGAGACCACCCTGAGAATTGTAACAAACTGGTGCAAATGAGTTATGATCGTTTACCTTACGACTTGAAAGCATGCTTTTTATATTGTAGTGCATTTCCTGGAGGCTTTCAAATCCCTGCTTGGAAGTTAATCCGTTTGTGGATTGCGGAAGGATTCATACAGTATAAAGGCCATTTATCTCTTGAGTGTAAAGGAGAGGACAACTTGAATGATCTCATCAATAGGAATCTAGTGATGGTAATGGAAAGAACTTCTGATGGTCAAATCAAAACATGTCGTCTTCATGACATGTTGCACGAGTTTTGCAGGCAAGAAGCTATGAAGGAAGAAAATCTTTTCCAAGAAATAAAGTTAGGATCTGAGCAATATTTTCCTGGAAAACGAGAACTATCCACCTACCGTCGCTTATGCATCCATTCCTCAGTTTTGGATTTTTTCTCTACGAAACCTTCAGCTGAACATGTCAGGTCATTCTTATCTTTTTCTTCGAAAAAGATTGAGATGCCATCTGCTGACATCCCAACCATACCCAAAGGCTTTCCGTTGCTAAGGGTTTTGGATGTAGAATCAATCAACTTCAGTCGCTTTTCCAGGGAGTTTTACCAGTTATATCATTTGAGGTATGTTGCTTTTTCATCTGACTCAATCAAGATTCTTCCTAAACTCATGGGAGAACTTTGGAACATCCAAACCATCATAATTAACACGCAACAACGCACTCTTGATATTCAAGCAAACATATGGAATATGGAACGACTAAGGCATCTGCACACTAACTCTTCCGCTAAGTTGCCTGTCCCTGTTGCTCCAAAAAATAGTAAGGTTACATTGGTAAATCAAAGCCTGCAAACTCTCTCCACCATAGCTCCCGAAAGCTGCACCGAGGAAGTGTTTGCGAGGACTCCAAACCTGAAAAAGCTGGGCATCCGTGGGAAAATATCAGTGCTTCTTGATAATAAGTCTGCTGCGTCGTTAAAAAATGTGAAGAGGCTAGAATACCTTGAAAACTTGAAGCTGATAAATGATAGTAGCATTCAAACAAGTAAGTTACGCCTTCCACCTGCATACATATTTCCAACAAAGTTGAGGAAGCTGACTTTATTAGACACGTGGTTGGAGTGGAAAGATATGTCTATATTGGGTCAGTTGGAACACCTTGAAGTCCTGAAGATGAAAGAAAATGGGTTTTCGGGAGAGTCCTGGGAGTCTACTGGTGGTTTTTGTTCCCTACTGGTGTTGTGGATTGAAAGGACAAACTTAGTTTCATGGAAAGCATCAGCTGATGATTTTCCAAGACTTAAGCATCTCGTTCTCATCTGCTGTGATAATCTTAAGGAAGTCCCCATCGCCCTAGCTGATATACGCAGTTTCCAAGTCATGATGTTGCAAAATTCCACCAAAACAGCAGCAATATCTGCACGTCAAATACAAGCCAAAAAAGACAATCAAACTCAACAAGGGACTAAAAACATTGCCTTCAAGCTTTCCATATTCCCTCCTGATCTCTGA